Proteins encoded together in one Prevotella scopos JCM 17725 window:
- a CDS encoding co-chaperone GroES, with amino-acid sequence MTIKPLADRVLVLPAQAEEKVGGIIIPDTAKEKPQRGKVVAVGNGTKEEEMILKVGDEVLYGKYAGTELENDGETYLIMRQSDVLAVVG; translated from the coding sequence ATGACAATTAAACCTTTAGCAGACAGAGTCCTCGTGCTTCCAGCACAGGCAGAAGAGAAAGTTGGTGGTATTATTATCCCAGATACTGCCAAAGAAAAACCACAACGTGGTAAGGTGGTAGCCGTTGGTAATGGTACAAAGGAAGAAGAGATGATTCTGAAAGTTGGTGATGAGGTTCTCTATGGCAAGTACGCTGGTACTGAGCTTGAGAATGATGGAGAGACATATTTAATCATGCGTCAGAGTGACGTGCTAGCAGTTGTTGGCTAA